The following proteins come from a genomic window of Leopardus geoffroyi isolate Oge1 chromosome A3, O.geoffroyi_Oge1_pat1.0, whole genome shotgun sequence:
- the CGREF1 gene encoding cell growth regulator with EF hand domain protein 1 isoform X1 encodes MLPLTMRVLVLLLPLGQAAPKDGTVRLDPDLQQQPLPNPFQPGQEQLRLLQNYLQGLEKMEEEPEHMSREQVLLYLFALHDYDQSGQLDGLELLSMLTAALAPGAADFPIANPVILVVDKVLETQDLNGDGLMTPAELINFPGEAPSHTEPKEPLEPQDVGRQSLVAKSPSRPETQEALGPRGEDGGQVEARRESLEPVQEAGGQAEAEREAPAPGAEAIGQAEARDTGKEAEELPGETLESKDTPNDFEVHAVQLENDEI; translated from the exons ATGTTACCTTTGACAATGAGAGTGTTAGTGCTGCTGCTGCCCTTGGGTCAGGCCGCTCCCAAGGACGGAACCGTGAG gctgGATCCTGACCTGCAGCAGCAGCCCTTGCCCAACCCCTTCCAGCCAGGCCAGGAGCAGCTCCG GCTTCTGCAGAACTACCTACAGGGACTGGAGAAGATGGAAGAGGAGCCGGAACACATGAGCCGGGAGCAGG TTCTCCTCTACCTCTTTGCCCTCCACGACTATGACCAGAGTGGACAGCTGGATGGCCTGGAACTGCTGTCCATGTTGACCGCAGCTCTGGCCCCTGGAGCTGCTGATTTTCCTATTGCCAACCCG GTGATCCTGGTAGTGGACAAGGTGCTCGAGACCCAGGACCTGAATGGGGATGGGCTCATGACCCCTGCAGAGCTCATCAACTTCCCAGGAGAGGCCCCAagccacacagagcccaaagagccTCTGGAGCCACAAGATGTTGGGAGGCAGTCCCTGGTGGCTAAAAGCCCATCAAGACCAGAAACGCAGGAAGCCCTGGGTCCTAGAGGAGAAGATGGGGGACAGGTAGAGGCCAGAAGGGAGTCCTTGGAGCCTGTACAGGAggctgggggacaggcagaggctGAAAGAGAAGCCCCAGCCCCTGGAGCGGAGGCTATAGGacaggcagaggccagggatactggaaaggaagcagaggagcTTCCAGGGGAAACACTGGAGTCGAAGGACACCCCAAATGACTTTGAAGTTCATGCTGTTCAACTGGAGAATGATGAGATATAA
- the KHK gene encoding ketohexokinase isoform X1, with protein sequence MEDKQILCVGLVVLDIINVVDKYPEEDTDSRCLSQRWQRGGNASNSCTVLSLLGAPCAFMGSLAPGHVADFVLDDLRRYSVDLRYTVFQTTGSVPISTVIINEASGSRTILHAYSFLVADFRQRGVDVSQVAWQGRGETPCSCCIVNNCNGSRTIVLYDTNLPDVSAADFDKVDLTRFKWIHIEGRNASEQVQMLQRIEQHNARQPPGQKIRVSVEVEKPREELFQLFGYGDVVFVSKDVARHLGFRSAVEALRGLYGRVRKGAMLVCAWAEEGADALGPDGQLLHSDAFPPPRVVDTLGAGDTFNASVIFSLSQGKSMQEALRFGCQVAGKKCGLQGFDGIV encoded by the exons GTGCTTGTCCCAGAGATGGCAGCGTGGAGGCAACGCATCTAATTCCTGCACCGTCCTCTCCCTGCTTGGAGCCCCCTGTGCCTTCATGGGCTCGCTGGCCCCGGGCCATGTTGCCGA TTTTGTCCTGGATGACCTCCGCCGCTATTCTGTGGACCTACGCTACACAGTCTTTCAGACCACGGGCTCTGTCCCCATCTCCACAGTCATCATCAACGAGGCCAGTGGTAGCCGCACCATCCTCCATGCCTACAG CTTCCTGGTGGCCGACTTCAGGCAGCGGGGCGTGGATGTGTCTCAGGTGGCCTGGCAGGGCAGAGGGGAAACCCCATGCTCTTGCTGCATCGTCAACAACTGCAATGGCTCCCGCACCATTGTGCTCTACGACAC GAACCTGCCAGATGTGTCTGCTGCGGACTTTGACAAGGTTGATCTGACCCGGTTCAAGTGGATCCACATTGAG GGCCGGAATGCATCGGAACAGGTGCAGATGCTGCAGCGGATAGAACAGCACAATGCCAGGCAGCCTCCTGGTCAAAAGATCCGAGTGTCCGTGGAAGTGGAGAAGCCCCGAGAGGAGCTGTTCCAGCTGTTTGGCTATGGAGACGTG GTGTTTGTCAGCAAAGATGTGGCCAGGCACTTGGGGTTCCGGTCAGCAGTGGAGGCCCTGAGGGGCTTGTATGGTCGTGTGAGGAaagg GGCTATGCTAGTCTGCGCCTGGGCTGAGGAGGGCGCTGATGCCCTGGGCCCTGACGGACAGCTGCTTCACTCGGATGCTTTCCCTCCACCCCGGGTGGTGGATACTCTGGGGGCCGGAGACACCTTCAACGCCTCAGTCATATTCAGCCTGTCCCAGG GGAAGAGTATGCAGGAGGCTTTGAGATTTGGCTGCCAGGTGGCCGGCAAGAAGTGTGGCCTGCAGGGCTTTGATGGCATTGTGTGA
- the KHK gene encoding ketohexokinase isoform X3 encodes MEDKQILCVGLVVLDIINVVDKYPEEDTDSRCLSQRWQRGGNASNSCTVLSLLGAPCAFMGSLAPGHVADFLVADFRQRGVDVSQVAWQGRGETPCSCCIVNNCNGSRTIVLYDTNLPDVSAADFDKVDLTRFKWIHIEGRNASEQVQMLQRIEQHNARQPPGQKIRVSVEVEKPREELFQLFGYGDVVFVSKDVARHLGFRSAVEALRGLYGRVRKGAMLVCAWAEEGADALGPDGQLLHSDAFPPPRVVDTLGAGDTFNASVIFSLSQGKSMQEALRFGCQVAGKKCGLQGFDGIV; translated from the exons GTGCTTGTCCCAGAGATGGCAGCGTGGAGGCAACGCATCTAATTCCTGCACCGTCCTCTCCCTGCTTGGAGCCCCCTGTGCCTTCATGGGCTCGCTGGCCCCGGGCCATGTTGCCGA CTTCCTGGTGGCCGACTTCAGGCAGCGGGGCGTGGATGTGTCTCAGGTGGCCTGGCAGGGCAGAGGGGAAACCCCATGCTCTTGCTGCATCGTCAACAACTGCAATGGCTCCCGCACCATTGTGCTCTACGACAC GAACCTGCCAGATGTGTCTGCTGCGGACTTTGACAAGGTTGATCTGACCCGGTTCAAGTGGATCCACATTGAG GGCCGGAATGCATCGGAACAGGTGCAGATGCTGCAGCGGATAGAACAGCACAATGCCAGGCAGCCTCCTGGTCAAAAGATCCGAGTGTCCGTGGAAGTGGAGAAGCCCCGAGAGGAGCTGTTCCAGCTGTTTGGCTATGGAGACGTG GTGTTTGTCAGCAAAGATGTGGCCAGGCACTTGGGGTTCCGGTCAGCAGTGGAGGCCCTGAGGGGCTTGTATGGTCGTGTGAGGAaagg GGCTATGCTAGTCTGCGCCTGGGCTGAGGAGGGCGCTGATGCCCTGGGCCCTGACGGACAGCTGCTTCACTCGGATGCTTTCCCTCCACCCCGGGTGGTGGATACTCTGGGGGCCGGAGACACCTTCAACGCCTCAGTCATATTCAGCCTGTCCCAGG GGAAGAGTATGCAGGAGGCTTTGAGATTTGGCTGCCAGGTGGCCGGCAAGAAGTGTGGCCTGCAGGGCTTTGATGGCATTGTGTGA
- the KHK gene encoding ketohexokinase isoform X2: MEDKQILCVGLVVLDIINVVDKYPEEDTDSRCLSQRWQRGGNASNSCTVLSLLGAPCAFMGSLAPGHVADFVLDDLRRYSVDLRYTVFQTTGSVPISTVIINEASGSRTILHAYRNLPDVSAADFDKVDLTRFKWIHIEGRNASEQVQMLQRIEQHNARQPPGQKIRVSVEVEKPREELFQLFGYGDVVFVSKDVARHLGFRSAVEALRGLYGRVRKGAMLVCAWAEEGADALGPDGQLLHSDAFPPPRVVDTLGAGDTFNASVIFSLSQGKSMQEALRFGCQVAGKKCGLQGFDGIV, translated from the exons GTGCTTGTCCCAGAGATGGCAGCGTGGAGGCAACGCATCTAATTCCTGCACCGTCCTCTCCCTGCTTGGAGCCCCCTGTGCCTTCATGGGCTCGCTGGCCCCGGGCCATGTTGCCGA TTTTGTCCTGGATGACCTCCGCCGCTATTCTGTGGACCTACGCTACACAGTCTTTCAGACCACGGGCTCTGTCCCCATCTCCACAGTCATCATCAACGAGGCCAGTGGTAGCCGCACCATCCTCCATGCCTACAG GAACCTGCCAGATGTGTCTGCTGCGGACTTTGACAAGGTTGATCTGACCCGGTTCAAGTGGATCCACATTGAG GGCCGGAATGCATCGGAACAGGTGCAGATGCTGCAGCGGATAGAACAGCACAATGCCAGGCAGCCTCCTGGTCAAAAGATCCGAGTGTCCGTGGAAGTGGAGAAGCCCCGAGAGGAGCTGTTCCAGCTGTTTGGCTATGGAGACGTG GTGTTTGTCAGCAAAGATGTGGCCAGGCACTTGGGGTTCCGGTCAGCAGTGGAGGCCCTGAGGGGCTTGTATGGTCGTGTGAGGAaagg GGCTATGCTAGTCTGCGCCTGGGCTGAGGAGGGCGCTGATGCCCTGGGCCCTGACGGACAGCTGCTTCACTCGGATGCTTTCCCTCCACCCCGGGTGGTGGATACTCTGGGGGCCGGAGACACCTTCAACGCCTCAGTCATATTCAGCCTGTCCCAGG GGAAGAGTATGCAGGAGGCTTTGAGATTTGGCTGCCAGGTGGCCGGCAAGAAGTGTGGCCTGCAGGGCTTTGATGGCATTGTGTGA